CAACATCAACGCGCTGGTCAAGGCGGGCCTGCGCGACCAGGTGATCGTCATGGTCGGCGGCGCCCCGGTCACCCAGGAATACGCCGACGCGGTCGGCGCCGACGGCTACGCGGCCGACGCGTCCGCCGCGGTCAAGAAGGCCAAGGACCTGATGCAACGCCGGCGGGTCATGGCCGGGACGTAGGAGGTGTAGCGACGTGCACACCGTTGTCCGGTCCGCGGGAAGGACCGTTGTCATCGGCCCGGACCAGCCGTTCTGCGTCATCGGCGAACGGCTCAACCCCACGGGCCGCCGCATCTTCCAGGACCAGCTCCGCGCCGGCGACCTGTCCCGCATCGAGGTCGACGTCGCCGAGCAGGTGGCCGGCGGCGCGATGGTGCTCGACGTCAACATGGGCGTTCCGCTCCTCGACGAGGCCGAACTGCTCGCCAAGGTCGTCCGGATGGTGCAGGGCCTGACCGATCTGCCGCTGTGCATCGACTCCTCGGTCGTCGAGGCGCTCGACGCCGGCCTGGCCGCCTATGAGGGCAAGGCCCTGGTCAACTCGGTGACCGCGGAAGACGACCGGCTCGCGGCGATCCTGCCGCTGGTCAAGCGCTACGGCGCCGCGGTGATCGCGCTGCCCAACGACGAGGAGGAGATCCCGGAAGACCCGGCCCGCCGGCTGGAACTGGCCCGCAAGGTCGTCGACGTGGCGACCGGCCGCTACGGCATCCCGATCGAGGACATCGTGATCGACCCGCTGGCCATGCCGGTGGGCGCCGACACGTCGCTCGTGGCGAAGACGCTCGACACCATCGCGATGATCAAAGACGAGCTCGGGGTGAACATGACGCTGGGCGCGTCCAACGTCTCCTTCGGCATGCCGCGCCGGCACGCGCTGGGTGCGGCCTTCCTGCCGATGGCGATGCGCGCCGGGCTGACCAGCGCCATCATGGACGCGCGTACCCCCGAGGTCGTCGACGCCGTCAAGGCCGCCGACCTGCTGCTCGGCAACGACGCCTGGGGCGCCACCTGGATCTCCCTGTTCCGGGCCCGGCAGGGCGCATGACGGACCTGGTCAGCCACGACGGCCACGGGCGGGTGCGGGTGCATTTCAGCCCCGCGGCCCGGGACATCCGCGTGCCGCCCGGCGTGACCGTCTTCGACGCCGCGAGCTGGAACGGCATCGCCATCGACTCGACCTGTGGCGGCCACGGCACGTGCCGCAAATGCCTGGTCCGCATCGACGACGGCACCATTCCGGTGTCCTCACTGGACGTCCGGGCGTTCGGCGCCGACCAGCTCCGCGAGGGCTGGCGGCTCGCCTGCCGCGCGCACGTCACCGAGAACCTGCGGGTCGAGGTGCCGCCACTGGTCACCCGGCCGAAGGCGGCGACGGTCGGGGTGGGCCGGCAGGTCATCCTCCGGCCGGCCATCCAGAAGCGCTACCTGGAGCTGACCGAGCCGACTCTGAGCGACCAGACCCCCGACCTCCAGCGGGTGCTCGGCGCGATCGACGATCTCGAGCCGCGGGTCGACCTCGCGGTGCTCCGCGACCTGGGCCGGACCCTGCGGGTCAGCGACTACCGGGTGACGGCGGTGATCGTCGACGAGGTCCTGGTCGCGGTCGAAGCCGGCGACACCACCGGCCGCTGCTTCGGCATCGCCTTCGACCTGGGCACCACGACCGTCGTCGCCAACCTGCTCGACGTCAGCACCGGCACCCCCGTGGCCGTGCGCTCGGCGCTCAACCGGCAGCAGCCGTTCGGCGGCGATGTGATCACCCGGATCAGCGCCACGATGCTCGACCCGGCGGCCCTCGACCGGCTGCGCGCGCTGGCCCACGAGACGCTCGACGAGCTGACCCGCGAGGTGTGCGCCGCCGGCGAGGTCGCGCCGGACGAGATCTACGAGGTGGCGCTGGCCGGCAACGCCACCATGGTGCACATCGCGCTGGGCATCGACCCGGAGCCGCTGGGCGTGGCGCCGTTCATCATGTCGACCCGGGCGTTCCCCGAGCTGATGGCCGCCGATCTCGGCGTTCAGGTGCACCCGCGGGCCCGGGCGGTGGTGTTCCCGTCGCTCGGCGCCTACGTCGGTGGCGACATCGTCGCCGGCCTGCTTGCCTCCGGGATGGACCGCGACCGGCGGATGCGGTTGTTCATCGACATCGGCACCAACTGCGAGATCGTGCTGGGCAACGCCGACCGGCTGGTGGCGACCGCCGCGCCGGCCGGACCCGCGTTCGAGGGCGCGTCGATCCGGTGCGGCATGCGCGCCGCCGACGGCGCGATCGAGGTGGTCCGGATCCGCGACGGCGAGCTGGAACTCGGCGTGATCGGCGACGCGAAGCCGGCCGGGCTGTGCGGTTCCGGCCTCGTCGACGCCGTCGCGGCGCTCGTCGGCGCCGGGCTCATCGACGCGACCGGCCGGTTCGTGCCCGTCGATGACGCCGCCCGGATCGCACCGACGCTCGCGGCACGGTTCGCCACCTGGGACGGCGAGCGGGTCTTCGTCCTGCACGACGACATCGTGCTGTCCCAGCGCGACGTCCGCGCGCTCCAGTTCGCGAAGGCCGCGATCGCCACCGGATGGCAGCTGCTGCTGGCCGAGTTGGGGGTCGACGTCGGCGATGTCCAGCAGGTGCTGCTGGCCGGCTCGTTCGGCAGCTACCTGTCACCGGCGAGCGCGATCCGGATCGGGCTGGTGCCCAAGCTGCCCGTGCTGCGCGTCGTCAGCGCCGGGAACGTGGCCGGCGAGGGAGCCAAGATGGCGCTGCTCAGCGTGCGCGAGCGGGCCGGCGCCACGACGTTGCTGGAGGAGGTCGAATATGTGGAGCTCTCCGACCGGTCTGACTTCAACGACCGCTTCGTCGATCTGCTCGCCTTCCCGCCCTGAGCCCCGCACGGCGGTCATCGCCTGCGGTGCCCTCGCCGCCGACGTCGACCGGGTCGCCACCTCGCGCCGCTGGCCGGTGGACGTGCATCCGCTGCCGCCCCTGTTGCACAACCGGCCGGAGCGGATCGCCCCGGCCGTGGCCGACCTCGCCACCACGGTGCGCGGCCGCTACCCCACCGTGGCCGTCGCCTACGCCGACTGCGGCACCTACGGCGCCCTCGACGAGGTCTGCGGCCGGCTCGGGCTGCGCCGGCTCGGCGGCGCGCACTGCTACGACGTGCTGGCCGGCGCGGACCGCCTGCGGGCGATGCTGCGTGACGAGCCCGGCACCTATGTGCTGACCGACTTTCTGGTCCGTTCGTTCGAGCGGACGGTCGTCGCGGAGCTGGGCCTCGATCGCTGGCCCGAGCTGCGCGACGACTATTTCAAGCACTACCGGCGCGCGGTCTGGCTGGCCCAACGGCCGACCGCGCGGCTGTCGGCGCTGGCGCAGGCCGCCGCCGACACGCTCGGCCTGCCACTCACGGTCCACCACGTCGGCGACGCCGGCCTGGAGCGCGAACTGGCAGCGCTGATCTGCACGCGCAGCGAATGAATTCACAAGGAGGATTCCGTGCGAATCTCGATTAGCCGACGGACCGCCCTGGTGGCGGTTTCCGCCGTCCTGGTGGCCCTTTCCGCCTGTTCCCCACCATCGAGCAACAACGAGGCCGCCGCCAGCGACGCCGCCAAGGCCAAGACCGCCGCCGACATGGGCGGGCTGGACAAGCTCGTCGAGGCGGCCAAGAAAGAAGGAACGCTCAACGTCATCGCGTTGCCCCCGGACTGGGCCAACTACGGCGAGATCATCAAGGCCTTCACCGCGAAGTACGGCATCAAGGTGAACTCGGCCCAGCCCGACGCGTCCAGCCAGGACGAGATCAACGCCGCCAAGCAGCTCAAGGGCCAGGGTGGCGCGCCGGACGTGTTCGACCTCGGCACGGCGGTCGCGCTGGCCAACACGTCGATGTTCGCGCCCTACCAGGTCGCGACGTGGAACGACATCCCGGCGGCGCTCAAGGAAGCGAGCGGCACGTGGGTCAACGACTACGGCGGCTACATGTCGATCGGCTACGACTCGTCGAAGGTCCCGGCGCCCGCCAGCGTCACGGATCTGCTCGGGCCGGCGTTCAAGGGAAAGGTGGCCCTCAACGGTGACCCGACCCAGGCCGGCGCGGCGTTCAACGGCGTTGTCGCGGCCGCCCTGGGCAACGGCGGTTCCGCCGACGACATCTCCAAGGGCGTCGAGTTCTTCGGCGCGCTGAAGAAGGCCGGCAATTTCCTGCCCGTCGACCCGACGTCGGCGACGGTCGAGTCGGGCCAGACCCCGGTCGTGTTCGACTGGGACTACCTCAACGTGGCGCAGGGCGCGAAGCTGAAGGGCAAGGTCGACTGGAAGACGGTCGTACCCGCTAACGCTGTTGTCGGTTCCTATTACGTGCAGGCGATCAGCGCCGACGCGCCGCATCCCGCCGCGGCCCGGTTGTGGCAGGAGTTCCTCTACAGCGACGAGGGCCAGAACCTGTGGCTCAAGGGCGGTGCCCGCCCGGTCCGCGCCGACGCCATGAAGACGGCCGGCACCCTCGACACCGCCGCCTTCGGCGCACTGCCGCAGGTCACCGGCACCCCCGTCTTCCTCACCGAGGCACAGACCAAGGCGGCCAACGACTACCTCGCCGCCAACTGGGCCAAAGTAGTCGGCTGACCACCGATGAGCAGGCGTCGTGACCTCCTCGGTGTGGTCCCGTTCTTCGTCTTCGTGGGTATCTTCCTGATCATCCCGACCCTGGTGGTCGCGATCGGTTCCTTCCTCGGCACCGACAATCGGGTGACCTTCGACAACGTGACGGCGCTGGCCGACGGCTACATCGTCCAGGCGTTCATCCGCAGCATCCTGCTGTCCGCGGTGACCGCGATCCTGGGGGCAGTGATCGGCGCCCTGCTCGGCTACGCCGTGGTGACCGCCGGCCCGGACAGCACGGTCCGGCGGGTGGTCACCTCGGCGTGCGGCGTGCTGGCCCAGTTCGGCGGCGTCACGCTGGCGTTCGCGTTCATGGCCACGATCGGCCTGAGCGGCTTCGTCACGCTGTTCCTGCGCGACTCGCTCGGCGTCGACATCTTCGCTGGCGGCGTCTGGCTCTTCGACCTGCCGGGGCTGGTGCTCGTCTACACCTACTTCCAGATCCCGCTGATGGTCATCGTGTTCCTGCCCGCCCTCGACGGCATCCGTCCACAGTGGCGCGAAGCGACGGAGAGCCTCGGCGGGTCGACCTGGTACTACTGGCGACACGTCGCCGGCCCGCTGTTGGCACCGGCATTCCTCGGCTCCACCCTGTTGCTGTTCGCCAATGCTTTCTCGGCGTACGCCACCGCGGCCGCACTGGTCAGCCAGGGCAGCCCGATCGTGCCGCTGCAGATCCGCTCCGCACTGACCAGCGAGGTGCTCCTCGGCCGCGAGAACATCGGCAAGGCGATGGCGCTAGGCATGGTCGTGGTCGTCGCGGTCGTCATGTCGCTCTACGCCGCCCTCCAGCGAAGGACGTCGCGATGGTTGGACTAGTGCGTCGCCGGGCCCGCCGCCAGCGGATCATGCGGTGGGTCGTCGTCGGCGTCCTCGGAATCGTGTTCCTGCTCCCGCTCTTCGCGCTGCTGGAGTTCACGACCCGCGGCGCCGGCGGCAAGCTGTCGTGGGACACCTGGCGGGTGCTCTTCGACTGGCAGCAACTCAGCGAGACCTACCCGGTGCTGTGGACGGGCATGAAGGCGTCCTTCTGGCTCATGCTGCTCTCGGTGACGCTCACCCTGGCGCTGCTGGTGCCCACCGTCGTGTGGGTGCGCCTGCGGCTGCCGCGGCTGCGCCGGCTGGTGGAGTTCGTCTGCCTCCTGCCGCTGACGATCCCGGCCATCGTGCTGGTCGTCGGCCTGGCACCGGTATACGCGTGGGTCGTCTACTTCATCGGCGGCTCGTCGCTGACGCTCACGTTCGCGTACACCATCCTGGCCCTGCCCTTCGCCTATCGGGCCATCGACACCGGCCTGTCGGCGATCGACGTGCGCACCCTCGCCGAGGCCGCGCGCAGCCTCGGAGCCGGCTGGGCCACGGTGATGTGGCGGGTCGTGCTGCCCAACATCCGCTCCGCCGTGCTCTCCGCCGCCTTCCTCACGGTGGCCCTGGTGCTCGGCGAGTTCACCATCGCGTCGCTGCTCAACCGCGACAACCTCCAGGTCGCCATCAACCAGTTGGGCAAGAGCAGCGCCACGATCTCGTTCGCGGTGTCACTGGCCGCGCTGGTGCTCGCCTTCGTCCTGCTGTTCCTGCTCTCCTTCGCCGGCCGCGGGCGCCGTCGACACCGTCGGGAAAGGACCACCTCGTGACCACAACGGCCGTGTCCACCGGTGTGGCGGTGCGCCTGGAAAAGGTCAGCCGCCGCTTCGGCACCATCCAGGCCCTCGACAACCTCGACCTCGACCTGGCTCCGGGCGAGTTGGTCGCGCTGCTCGGCCCGTCGGGCTGCGGCAAGACGACCGCGCTGCGCATCCTGGCCGGGCTCGAAGACGCCGACTCCGGCCGGATCCTGGTGGGCGGCAAGGACATCGCCAACGTGCCGGTCAACCGCCGCGACATGGGCATGGTGTTCCAGGCCTACAGCCTGTTCCCGCACCTGACCGCGGCGGAGAACGTCGAGTTCGGCCTGCGCCTGCGCCGGCAATCGGCGTCCGCGCGCCGCCGGCGTTCGCAGGAGATGCTTTCACTCGTGGGCATCGGCACCCACGCCGACCGTTACCCGCAGCAACTCTCCGGCGGCCAGCAGCAGCGGGTGGCGCTGGCGCGGGCGCTCGCGATCCAGCCGCAGGTGCTGCTGCTGGACGAGCCGCTGTCGGCGCTGGACGCGAAGGTGCGGCTCCAGTTGCGCGACGAGATCCGCCGCATTCAATTGGAGGTCGGCACCACGACCCTGTTCGTGACGCACGACCAGGAGGAGGCGTTGGCCCTGGCCGACCGCGTCGGCGTCATGTCCGCCGGGAAGCTCGAGCAGATCGGGTCGCCGGAAGACATCTACCGCAGCCCCGCGACGCCGTTCGTGGCGGAGTTCGTGGGCCTGAGCAACCGGTTCCCGGGCCACGTCCGGGACGGTGTTGTCGACGTGCTGGACGCCCGGCTGCCGCTGATGAATGCCGGCCCGGTTGGTCCCGTCACCGCACTGGTGCGGCCCGAGTCGGTCGACGTGACCGCGGACCCTGCCGGCACCGGTCGGGTGGTCGCGGTGAGCTTCCTCGGACCGCTCTCGCGGGTGACCGTGGCGCTGCCCGACGACACGCTCGTCGTCGCGCAGGTCTCCAGCGCCCGGCTGGCCGACCTGGCGGTCGGCACGGCCGTGCGGGTCACCCTGCTTCCGGTTCCGGTCGTCGTTCGCTGAATCACCCGCCCGGGGCGCGGAAGTCGACCGCCTGCCGCGCCGCCTGGTCGACCTCTTCGGGCGTCAGCAGGACCACGGTCTTGGTGTCGAGGCCGCCGCTCGCGCCGACGACGAGCGACAGGGCGGCGGCTGCCCGGTGGTCAGGCAGGTCGCAGATGATGTAGACGTCGTAGTCACCGAAGCTGTAATACATCGCGTCGACGCGCCCACCGACGCTTTCGGCAGCATGCCGCGCGGCCGCGACCCGCCCGCTCCCGCCGTCGGTGAGCAACCCTCGCAAACCCTCCGCGGTGTACGTCGCGGTAAACAGGTATTTCGCCATGCCGCACCACTTTCCCCGCTAATTCCGTGCACTCAGCGTAGTGGCGCCAACACCGTCGCGTGCCCGGACCGGGGGCTCAGGGCAGTGTGTCGACAGGTTGCGAGTTGCCCATGATGTTGCCGGCGAGGTGCCGATCGGAGCTGGTCATCGCGGTCGTCGCAGATGCCGCGAGCGCTGCACCGAGCGCGACCACGGCCGTCGCCGCCAGAGCCACCGCTTTGTTCTTGAACGTCATTTGCCCTCCCCCATCGAAGCGTCCTGTGCGGAGTCTGGTGTGCAGACTCCCTGAACGCCCCGCGAGAGTCACGTTTCCGATCCGGATCTCGAATCGCCACCGCAACAAGAGTTAGGTTGAGCCACCGAGTCAATCTTGAGCCCGAGAGATGAGCCTTGACCGACATCGAAACGATCACCCTTGAGGCCGAGCTGACCGGCGAGGCCGCAGACCGCGAGATCGAGACGGCGGTCAAAGGGCGTCACTCCGTCGCCCGGAAATATGTGCGATGGGTGCGCCGCCGCAACCCCGATGCGACGCCCGCAGAGGTCACCAGGGTGCTCGAGCGCCACTACATCACGGCGATCAGTGTCGCCGGCGGGCTGGTGACGGCCGGCGCCATCGCGCTGGATGTCGGCATCGCCCTGATCCCCATCGCCGGCGCGGCAGCCACGGGTGCCAAGAGCGCGGCGCGCGAGGCCGCGAAGAAGGCGACAAAGGAAGCGGCGAAGGCAGCCGCGAAAGAGGCCGCTCTCGGCGCGACCAGAATGGGTGCGCAGCGCGTGGCGAAAATGCTGCCCGCCGGCGACGAGCAACTGCAGTTCGAGATCACCGCGCTCTACGCTCTCGCGCTGGCCGACATCCACGGCATGAACCTCGACCAGACCCAGGCGCGCGCCCTCGTCTACGGCCTCTCGAACGGCCGCGTCGGCCAAGGCCAGATCGCGGCGATGGCCGCCGACCTCGCCCGGTCGTCGTCGAGCCCGGTGGATGTCGGCAAGCACATCGCGACCGGCCAGAAAGACTGGTCACACTGGGCCAACACGCTCGCTCACTCACTGCCCGCGGGCGCCGCCCAGGAACTCGTCCGCGGCGTGCAGACGGGCCGGCTCGAAGACGTGCGCGCGGGGCTGGGCGCCAAGCAGCAGACAGCCGTGGAATACGGCGTGGGCGCCCTTGTCGGCGGAGTCACCCGCTTCGTGTTCGGCCGCGCGGTCGTCGACGCCGCACAGGAGGCGTTCGCCGACCCGCCTGCCGAGTTTCCGTCGCACCTCACGGTCGAGGCCAAGAAGAAGCCCGAGAAGGACGACGAGCCCAACCGGGCACTGAGCGCCCTCCAGGACGCCGCACGCTCAACCGGAAGCTGGGTCGGCGACTCCGCGCACGCCATCGGGTCCGGTGTGGAAACCGCGGCTGGCACCGTAACCCGTCCATTCCGGAGCGTGGACCTCGACGGTGACGGCATCCCCGACGAACCACAGGCGCTGACCGCGGTGAAGGGCGTAGGCGGCGCCATCTCCGGCGCCGCGACCACCGTTGTCGGGAAGTTCGCAACACCGTTCAAGCGCAAGAAATCCGAACCGCCAGCGGATCCGGCGTAGACCTCTTTGCGAGCAGCGGGCCAACTGCGCGGCTCCCGCCAGGCGCGTCCGCCAAGTCGGCGCCAAGTGTCCGCCAGACGCGGTGCCGGAGAGTCGAGGCCATGGCTATCACGACTCACCACCCCGAACCGAATCTCATCGGCGTCCGGATCAATCACCGCACGATGCGGTCCGACACTCGCCGGCTGGCTGAGCTGCTGAGCGGCGTGGCTGCCGGACAGATCGCCTACGACCGCCGCCGGGCGACGGCCTTGCGGACGTATGTGCGGCTGCTCTGTGACGGCATCCATCACCACCACAGGATGGAGGACGAGGTCCTCTGGCCGGTGCTGCGACGTTCGGCGGGCGCGGAGATCGACCTGCGGGAGCTCAGTGACGACCACGCCGCGCTCGATCCGGTCCTGGACGAGGTGCGGGTGGCGGCGGACGAGCTGGCCGCCGCGTTCACCTCGGACGCGGGGCGGGTCCACGCCGTCGCAGCGCACCTCGCCGCGGTCCTGGCCCAGCTCCGCGACGTCCTCGACGAGCACATCGAAGAGGAGGAGCTGCTGATCTTCCCGGTGATCCGGCGCCACGTCACCGTGGCCGACTGGAACACCGTGGAGCGGGCGGTCCGCAAGGGCGGCGCGCTGCGCTTCGAACTGCCCAGGATCGAGCGGTACGCCCGCCCGGAGGAACTGGCGGAGCTGAAGAAGATCGCCGGACCGGTGCTGCGGCTGATGCTCGCGGCGCTGCGACCGGGTTTCCGTCGGCGGGAGGCGACCGTCTTCGGCCGATGACCCCGTTCACCGCACCGCCGGCACGTACGCGGACTCGTCGCTCCACGGCACGGCGCCGACCCGGCGGGCCAGCCGGAGCCCGGCGTCGCGGTGGGCGGCGACGGTCGGGTCGCCCAACGCGGCGGCGAGTTCGGCGAGTGTCTGATCCACGGGGCCGAGTGAGATCGACCCGCACTCCAGGCCGGCGAACCGCCCGGCCCACGGCAGCAGCTCGCGGTAGCAGCGCTGGGCGGCCGGGCGGTCGCCCAGCCGCGCCGCGACCTGCCCGCGCAGCGTCATCCAGTACAGCCAGAAATAGTCGGGGCGGATCGGGGTCTGTGGCCGCCAGACGGCTCGGGCTGCCTCCCGGTCGCCGGCGGAGAGCAACGCGTGGGCCAGCAGGTCGTGCGTGTCGTCCGGCACCCGTACGTGTAGCTGCCGGAGCTCCTCGACCAGCTCGTGCCCACGCCCGACGGCGCTCAGCACGGTGAACCGACCCAGCAGCCCCATCGCCGCCGCGTTGGGGCCACCGACGCGGCTCATTCGTTCACTGATCTCCGCGTAGCGGTGCGACGCCGCATCGAGATCACCGGCGAAGAGGGCGCGCAGGCCGGTGAACCACCCCATCACGGCGAGGATCAGGCCGAGCTGACCGGTCGTGGCCTCCTCGATCGCCCGGTCGACGTGGTGGCGCGCCCGGTCGAAGTCGGCGTCGGCGAGTGCGGCCTGGTAAAGGATGTGGTGGGCCTCGCACGTGTAGGCGGTGAGCCCGGCCGCCTCGGCGACCGCCAGCAGCTCGCGCCCGACCACGGGCAGTTCGGCCCGATGCGCGGGGGCGACGGTGACGAAGTAGCGGGCGTTGAGCGCACGGCAGAGCACCGCCGCGTCGTCCTGCCTGCGGGCCAGCGCCAGCGATTCCCGGGTGACCTCGTCGGCGCGCCGCAGATCGGCCCCTTCGATCTCGAAGGCGAGGGTGCTCAACAGCCGTGACCGGAGTGCGGGGCTGTCGTCGCCCACTAGTGACAGCGTGTGCTCCAGCAGCCGGACCAGCGGTTCGTCGACGGCGCGGTCGGGTCGGATGGTCCAGGTCACCGGGGCGTCGAAGCAGAGCAGGGCGGAGTGGACGGCATGTGGGTCGCCGATCCCGGTGGCCAGCCGCACCGCTTCGGCGCGCGCGGCGCGGGCACTCAGCACGTCACCGGCGAGTGCGCTCGCGGTGGCCAGATCGCAGAGCAGCTCGAGCCGTGCGGGGGCGGGAACCGCTGGGGCGAGGTCGGCCGCCCGCAACGCGCCGGTCCAGTACGCGGCGGCTTCCCGAGGTGCGCCGAGGTCACCGGCCCGGCGGGCGGCGGCAGCCAGGTGCCCGATCGCGTCCTGCGCGGTGGCCGGCGTCAGGGCGGCGAGTGCGTGCCTCCCCAGCGCAGCGACGTCGTTGACGCGCTGCTCGCGCAGCACCGTGAGGACCCGGCTGTGCATTCGGGTACGTCGCAGCAGCGGGACGCTGAGGTAGAGCGCGTCCCGCATCAAGGCATGCGCGAACCGGATCAGCCCCGGCTCGGGCTCGACGAGCAGACCCGCGGTCACCCCGGCCTCCAAGCCGTCGAGGACCGCCTCTTCCGGGCCGCCGTCGACGGCGATCAGGATGTCGACCTCGGCGTCCGAGCCCAGGACGGCGGCGTGGCGCAGCACCATCTGGGTGGTGGCCGGCAGCCGTGCCAGTCGCCTGGTCAGCACGTGACCCAGCGCGGCGGGGATGCCGTCGAGCGCTGACCCGGGGCCTTCGGCCGCTATCAGTTTGGCCAGCTCGATCGTGAACAGTGGATTGCCCGCCGAGCGTTCCCGTACGGTGCGCGGCAGTTCGCTGTCGGTTGTGTCGACGCCATGACGACGCAGCAGGTCGGTGACGGCCGCGTCGTCGAGGCCGCCGAGGTTCAGTTCCACCGCCGGCACGCCGGTGAGCGCCGCCCGGGCCACCACGACGTCGTCGGTCACCTCGTCGGGGCGGAAGGTGGCCACCACCAGGACCGGCGCCTCTGCCAGGGCGGTCGCGAGGTGGCGCAGGACACGCAGGGTCTCACCGTCGGCCCGATGGACGTCCTCGATCACGACGAGCAACGGGCCATGACCGGCCAGCCGGGACAGGTAGGCGGCCAGCGCTTGGCGTAGGTGGAACTCGTCGTAGGGTCCGCGGGTGCCGGGAGACGTCGCGGTGCCCGTGCCGATCAGGAGCTCCAGGCCGCGGGTCTCCTGCTCGTCGAGCGGGAGGCGTCCGCGGGCGGCGGTGACCACCTCGTGCCACGCCCACGCCGGCGGCGCGCCATCCACCTGCGGACAGGTTCCGATCACCGTGGTCCAGCCATCGCCGGCGAGGGACCCGGCGAGGTGGCGGGCCAGCGTCGACTTCCCGCCACCCGCTTCGGCGCCGATCCAGCAGATGCCGAGACCGGCCGCGGTGGCGCGGTCGGCCGCCGCGCGCAGCTGGGACAGCTCGGCAGAACGGCCGAGCAATGGCTGCGCCACGGGCGGTCGATCGGGTACGCCGGCCGGCAACTCCCCCGGCCCGACCACAGCAGAGGGTTGGGCGACCGCAGAGGCAGGTCGCTCCAGGCGAGGATTCTGTCGAAGCAGATCCGTCTCCAGGCTCCGCAGCTCGGAGCCGGGTTCGATGCCCAGCTGCTCGATCAGCGCGGCGCGCACCGATCGCAGCACGTCGAGGGCATCGGCCTGCCGTCCGAGGCGATAGAGCGCGACCGCGAGCAGCATCGCGGCCTGCTCCCGCAGGGGATGGTCCCGGACGTGCGGATCGAGGTCGAGGATCACCTCATCCGCGCGGTCCAGGTCGAGCAGCAGTTTGGCGCGCTGTTCGACGGCGGTCAGCCGGAGCCGGCCCAGTCGTTCGCTCTCCCGGTCTGCCCAAGGCTCCCCCACGAACTCCGCGTAGGGGGTGGCGCCGCCCCAGCCGGCGAGGACGTCGTCGAGCCCGGCCAGCGCCGCCCGCGGCTGCGTCTCGGTGACCCGCGTCGCCGCCCGCAGTGCCGCTTCGAACCGCCAGGCGTCCACGTCCGGTGTCGACAGGCGCAGGGCGTATCCCGGGGCCGCGGTGACCAGGATCCCGGCGGGACGGCGGGGCGGGCGGTCCGGCTCCAACG
This genomic interval from Asanoa ferruginea contains the following:
- a CDS encoding ASKHA domain-containing protein produces the protein MTDLVSHDGHGRVRVHFSPAARDIRVPPGVTVFDAASWNGIAIDSTCGGHGTCRKCLVRIDDGTIPVSSLDVRAFGADQLREGWRLACRAHVTENLRVEVPPLVTRPKAATVGVGRQVILRPAIQKRYLELTEPTLSDQTPDLQRVLGAIDDLEPRVDLAVLRDLGRTLRVSDYRVTAVIVDEVLVAVEAGDTTGRCFGIAFDLGTTTVVANLLDVSTGTPVAVRSALNRQQPFGGDVITRISATMLDPAALDRLRALAHETLDELTREVCAAGEVAPDEIYEVALAGNATMVHIALGIDPEPLGVAPFIMSTRAFPELMAADLGVQVHPRARAVVFPSLGAYVGGDIVAGLLASGMDRDRRMRLFIDIGTNCEIVLGNADRLVATAAPAGPAFEGASIRCGMRAADGAIEVVRIRDGELELGVIGDAKPAGLCGSGLVDAVAALVGAGLIDATGRFVPVDDAARIAPTLAARFATWDGERVFVLHDDIVLSQRDVRALQFAKAAIATGWQLLLAELGVDVGDVQQVLLAGSFGSYLSPASAIRIGLVPKLPVLRVVSAGNVAGEGAKMALLSVRERAGATTLLEEVEYVELSDRSDFNDRFVDLLAFPP
- a CDS encoding GYD domain-containing protein, with the translated sequence MAKYLFTATYTAEGLRGLLTDGGSGRVAAARHAAESVGGRVDAMYYSFGDYDVYIICDLPDHRAAAALSLVVGASGGLDTKTVVLLTPEEVDQAARQAVDFRAPGG
- a CDS encoding DUF1638 domain-containing protein; its protein translation is MWSSPTGLTSTTASSICSPSRPEPRTAVIACGALAADVDRVATSRRWPVDVHPLPPLLHNRPERIAPAVADLATTVRGRYPTVAVAYADCGTYGALDEVCGRLGLRRLGGAHCYDVLAGADRLRAMLRDEPGTYVLTDFLVRSFERTVVAELGLDRWPELRDDYFKHYRRAVWLAQRPTARLSALAQAAADTLGLPLTVHHVGDAGLERELAALICTRSE
- a CDS encoding dihydropteroate synthase, translating into MHTVVRSAGRTVVIGPDQPFCVIGERLNPTGRRIFQDQLRAGDLSRIEVDVAEQVAGGAMVLDVNMGVPLLDEAELLAKVVRMVQGLTDLPLCIDSSVVEALDAGLAAYEGKALVNSVTAEDDRLAAILPLVKRYGAAVIALPNDEEEIPEDPARRLELARKVVDVATGRYGIPIEDIVIDPLAMPVGADTSLVAKTLDTIAMIKDELGVNMTLGASNVSFGMPRRHALGAAFLPMAMRAGLTSAIMDARTPEVVDAVKAADLLLGNDAWGATWISLFRARQGA
- a CDS encoding ABC transporter permease — encoded protein: MSRRRDLLGVVPFFVFVGIFLIIPTLVVAIGSFLGTDNRVTFDNVTALADGYIVQAFIRSILLSAVTAILGAVIGALLGYAVVTAGPDSTVRRVVTSACGVLAQFGGVTLAFAFMATIGLSGFVTLFLRDSLGVDIFAGGVWLFDLPGLVLVYTYFQIPLMVIVFLPALDGIRPQWREATESLGGSTWYYWRHVAGPLLAPAFLGSTLLLFANAFSAYATAAALVSQGSPIVPLQIRSALTSEVLLGRENIGKAMALGMVVVVAVVMSLYAALQRRTSRWLD
- a CDS encoding ABC transporter substrate-binding protein translates to MRISISRRTALVAVSAVLVALSACSPPSSNNEAAASDAAKAKTAADMGGLDKLVEAAKKEGTLNVIALPPDWANYGEIIKAFTAKYGIKVNSAQPDASSQDEINAAKQLKGQGGAPDVFDLGTAVALANTSMFAPYQVATWNDIPAALKEASGTWVNDYGGYMSIGYDSSKVPAPASVTDLLGPAFKGKVALNGDPTQAGAAFNGVVAAALGNGGSADDISKGVEFFGALKKAGNFLPVDPTSATVESGQTPVVFDWDYLNVAQGAKLKGKVDWKTVVPANAVVGSYYVQAISADAPHPAAARLWQEFLYSDEGQNLWLKGGARPVRADAMKTAGTLDTAAFGALPQVTGTPVFLTEAQTKAANDYLAANWAKVVG
- a CDS encoding ABC transporter permease — encoded protein: MVGLVRRRARRQRIMRWVVVGVLGIVFLLPLFALLEFTTRGAGGKLSWDTWRVLFDWQQLSETYPVLWTGMKASFWLMLLSVTLTLALLVPTVVWVRLRLPRLRRLVEFVCLLPLTIPAIVLVVGLAPVYAWVVYFIGGSSLTLTFAYTILALPFAYRAIDTGLSAIDVRTLAEAARSLGAGWATVMWRVVLPNIRSAVLSAAFLTVALVLGEFTIASLLNRDNLQVAINQLGKSSATISFAVSLAALVLAFVLLFLLSFAGRGRRRHRRERTTS
- a CDS encoding ABC transporter ATP-binding protein — protein: MTTTAVSTGVAVRLEKVSRRFGTIQALDNLDLDLAPGELVALLGPSGCGKTTALRILAGLEDADSGRILVGGKDIANVPVNRRDMGMVFQAYSLFPHLTAAENVEFGLRLRRQSASARRRRSQEMLSLVGIGTHADRYPQQLSGGQQQRVALARALAIQPQVLLLDEPLSALDAKVRLQLRDEIRRIQLEVGTTTLFVTHDQEEALALADRVGVMSAGKLEQIGSPEDIYRSPATPFVAEFVGLSNRFPGHVRDGVVDVLDARLPLMNAGPVGPVTALVRPESVDVTADPAGTGRVVAVSFLGPLSRVTVALPDDTLVVAQVSSARLADLAVGTAVRVTLLPVPVVVR